In the genome of Rhodoplanes sp. Z2-YC6860, one region contains:
- a CDS encoding (2Fe-2S)-binding protein, whose protein sequence is MLRLNINGKDYDIDVEPETPLLWAIRENVGLTGTKYGCGIAQCGACTVHVDGVATRSCSFPVSGAVNTKITTIEGLAQNGILHKVQKAWIEHDVPQCGYCQSGQIMAAVELLKNKPKPTDADIDREMTNICRCGTFQQIRAAIHAAANA, encoded by the coding sequence ATGCTTCGTCTCAACATCAACGGCAAGGACTACGACATCGACGTCGAACCGGAGACGCCACTGCTCTGGGCGATCCGCGAGAACGTCGGCCTGACCGGCACCAAATACGGCTGCGGCATCGCGCAGTGCGGCGCCTGCACCGTCCACGTCGACGGCGTCGCGACCCGCTCCTGCTCGTTCCCGGTGAGCGGCGCGGTCAACACCAAGATCACCACCATCGAAGGCCTCGCGCAGAACGGCATCCTGCACAAGGTGCAGAAGGCCTGGATCGAGCACGACGTGCCGCAGTGCGGCTACTGCCAGTCCGGCCAGATCATGGCCGCGGTGGAGCTCCTCAAGAACAAGCCGAAGCCGACCGACGCCGACATCGACCGCGAGATGACCAACATCTGCCGGTGCGGCACCTTCCAGCAGATCCGCGCGGCGATCCATGCCGCGGCCAACGCTTAA
- a CDS encoding TonB-dependent siderophore receptor: protein MISYAALTTSLAAQQQAKVSPAARDARAQAQSDQSVSLPRINVHRAKPQPRRRVAVRPAPAPPPAAPRPVVQGERGTGPVSGYTASQSVTATKTDTPVLETPQSISVVTKDQATAQGAQTLTQALHYVPGVTFDTYSSNTFFDAIKVRGFDAPQYLDGLRLPKDPGTQFAIPRIEPYGLERFEVLKGPSSGLYGQTEPGGLVNMVSKRPVFTPFVEMIGQTGSFDRLQGSFDAGGPLGGKDSKFAYRITGLARDSGTQYDYQQDNKLFIAPSLTYQPTPDTSFTFLSHYQKIDNKGFQQYVPGVGSLYGNPNGRIPSSRYIGEPNVDGYRLEQYGIGYAFEHRINEIFQFRQNLRFLSNGMDLAATRPEGLAGDLRTVSRSMNYVQADTRDFAIDNQLQADFFTGPFKHKVLAGIDYIDIKSQSDYRSTFISPINMFAPNYGAFVPSASSLAPIILRDDTQKQTGIYLQDQIKFDRFTLTLTGRHDEASQESVSKGSFPPPGVTRSDDRADTGRVGLNYLFDFGLAPYVSYSTSFNPALGTTLSGSPFKPTTGTGQEIGVKYKPPGSNLLFTAAAFDITQQNVLTADPSNVFFSVQTGEVEVKGFEFEVRGNVTRNLEIVGGYSHLDPRVTRSNDGNVGNFMVNVPREQASLWGVYTWYNGPLAGFGIGAGVRYVGEAYADNANQVRIPSYTLYDAALYYDFAYLRPDLKGWKAQLNALNLFDHYYVASCVINVNYCGMGQARTVLLALKYNWQQEDSPQRGLITK, encoded by the coding sequence ATGATTTCCTACGCCGCGCTGACGACAAGCCTGGCGGCACAACAGCAAGCGAAAGTGAGTCCAGCGGCGCGCGATGCACGCGCGCAAGCGCAGTCGGATCAATCGGTGTCGCTGCCGCGCATCAATGTTCATCGCGCCAAACCGCAGCCGCGTCGTCGCGTTGCTGTTCGGCCTGCGCCGGCTCCGCCACCGGCTGCGCCGCGACCCGTGGTTCAAGGCGAGCGAGGCACTGGTCCCGTCAGCGGCTACACGGCAAGCCAGAGTGTCACGGCGACCAAGACCGACACGCCGGTTCTTGAAACACCGCAGTCGATCTCTGTCGTCACGAAAGATCAGGCCACCGCGCAGGGCGCGCAGACACTCACGCAGGCGCTGCACTACGTGCCGGGCGTGACGTTCGACACCTACAGTTCGAACACCTTCTTCGACGCCATCAAGGTGCGCGGCTTCGACGCTCCGCAATATCTCGATGGCCTGCGGCTGCCGAAAGATCCCGGCACGCAGTTCGCCATCCCGCGCATCGAGCCTTACGGGCTCGAGCGCTTCGAAGTGTTGAAGGGACCATCGTCCGGGCTCTACGGCCAGACCGAACCTGGCGGTCTGGTCAACATGGTGAGCAAGCGGCCGGTCTTCACGCCGTTCGTCGAAATGATCGGACAGACCGGTTCGTTCGATCGCCTGCAAGGCTCGTTCGATGCCGGCGGGCCGTTGGGCGGCAAGGATTCCAAGTTCGCTTATCGGATCACCGGTCTCGCGCGCGATTCCGGCACGCAATACGACTACCAGCAGGACAACAAGCTCTTCATCGCGCCGAGCCTGACGTATCAGCCGACGCCGGACACGTCATTCACGTTCCTCAGCCACTATCAGAAGATCGACAACAAGGGATTCCAACAGTACGTCCCCGGCGTGGGCTCGCTGTACGGCAATCCGAACGGCCGGATTCCTTCGAGCCGTTATATCGGCGAACCGAATGTCGACGGTTACCGGCTGGAGCAATACGGCATCGGCTACGCGTTCGAGCATCGCATCAACGAGATCTTCCAGTTCCGGCAGAATCTCCGTTTCCTTTCGAACGGGATGGACCTCGCCGCGACGCGGCCCGAGGGTCTCGCCGGCGATCTGCGGACCGTCAGCCGCTCGATGAACTACGTACAGGCCGACACGCGGGATTTCGCCATCGACAACCAGCTGCAGGCCGATTTCTTCACCGGGCCTTTCAAGCACAAGGTTCTGGCCGGCATCGATTACATCGACATCAAAAGCCAGTCGGACTATCGCTCAACGTTCATCTCGCCGATCAACATGTTCGCTCCGAACTACGGCGCCTTTGTGCCGTCGGCATCGTCACTGGCGCCGATCATCCTGCGCGATGACACGCAGAAGCAGACCGGCATCTATCTTCAGGACCAGATCAAGTTCGACCGCTTTACGCTGACGCTGACCGGCCGCCACGACGAAGCGAGCCAGGAGAGTGTGAGCAAGGGCAGCTTCCCGCCGCCCGGAGTGACCAGATCCGATGATCGGGCCGATACGGGGCGTGTGGGTCTCAATTACCTGTTCGACTTCGGCCTTGCGCCTTACGTCAGCTATTCGACGTCGTTCAATCCCGCGCTCGGCACCACGCTCTCCGGCAGTCCCTTCAAGCCGACCACGGGCACGGGCCAGGAGATCGGCGTGAAGTACAAGCCGCCGGGCTCGAACCTGCTGTTCACCGCTGCGGCATTCGACATCACGCAGCAGAACGTCCTCACGGCCGATCCAAGCAACGTCTTCTTCAGCGTGCAGACCGGCGAGGTCGAGGTGAAGGGCTTCGAGTTCGAAGTGCGCGGCAACGTCACGCGGAACCTGGAGATCGTCGGCGGCTACAGCCACCTCGATCCGAGGGTCACGCGCAGCAACGACGGCAACGTCGGCAACTTCATGGTCAATGTCCCGCGCGAGCAGGCGTCGCTGTGGGGCGTCTACACCTGGTACAACGGGCCGCTGGCAGGTTTCGGCATCGGCGCTGGCGTCCGCTATGTCGGCGAGGCTTATGCCGACAACGCCAACCAGGTTCGCATCCCGTCCTACACGCTGTACGACGCCGCGCTCTATTACGACTTCGCCTATTTGCGTCCGGACCTGAAGGGCTGGAAGGCGCAGCTCAACGCGCTGAACCTGTTCGATCACTATTACGTCGCATCCTGCGTGATCAACGTGAACTACTGCGGCATGGGCCAGGCGCGCACCGTTCTGCTCGCGTTGAAGTACAACTGGCAGCAGGAGGATAGCCCGCAGAGAGGCCTGATCACGAAATGA
- a CDS encoding PepSY-associated TM helix domain-containing protein, whose amino-acid sequence MNTRTIRRWSWVHKWTSLVCTAFLLMLCITGLPLIFKDEIDELLHEEVAAAEVPAGTPKADLDRVVAAGLAQHPGQVVQFLIWDRDEPDKVTLSVGKSYDSDPTKNVFVHVDAHTGTYLDSPDVTHRLTYILLKLHTDMFADLPGKLFLGLMGLLFVVAIVSGVVVYAPSMRKLEFGTVRRHRPRRVRWLDLHNLLGVVTVGWALAVGFTGVVNTWADVILKIWQFGQLAEMTGPFKGMPVPQNLHSIEAVVQTAKREVPGMIPFFVAYPGTPFTSTAHFAVFMRGDTPLTSRLLKPALINAATGEFTDSRDLPWYVTALLVSQPLHFGDYGGMPLKIIWAVLDIITIMVLGSGLYLWLWRAPRVRREPAAEIAAPSYGPSA is encoded by the coding sequence ATGAACACGCGGACGATCCGCCGATGGTCCTGGGTCCACAAATGGACCAGCTTGGTCTGCACGGCATTTCTCTTGATGCTGTGCATCACCGGGCTGCCGCTGATCTTCAAGGACGAGATCGACGAGCTGCTGCACGAGGAGGTCGCGGCGGCCGAGGTCCCGGCGGGCACGCCGAAGGCCGATCTCGACCGCGTGGTCGCGGCGGGCCTGGCGCAGCATCCGGGTCAGGTGGTGCAGTTCCTGATCTGGGACCGCGATGAGCCGGACAAGGTGACGTTGTCGGTCGGGAAATCCTACGATTCCGATCCGACCAAGAACGTCTTCGTTCATGTCGATGCGCACACCGGGACATACCTGGACTCGCCCGATGTCACACACCGTCTGACCTACATTCTGCTCAAGCTGCACACCGACATGTTTGCCGATCTGCCGGGCAAGCTGTTCCTCGGATTGATGGGGCTGCTGTTCGTCGTCGCCATTGTTTCGGGCGTGGTGGTCTATGCGCCGTCGATGCGGAAGCTCGAGTTCGGCACCGTGCGTCGTCACCGGCCGCGGCGGGTGCGCTGGCTCGATCTGCATAATCTTCTGGGCGTGGTCACGGTCGGCTGGGCGCTGGCGGTGGGCTTCACCGGCGTGGTCAACACCTGGGCCGACGTCATCCTGAAGATCTGGCAATTCGGCCAGCTCGCCGAGATGACCGGGCCGTTCAAGGGCATGCCGGTGCCGCAGAATCTGCACTCGATCGAGGCTGTGGTGCAGACCGCCAAGCGCGAGGTGCCGGGCATGATCCCGTTCTTCGTCGCCTATCCGGGCACGCCCTTCACCAGCACCGCGCATTTCGCGGTGTTCATGCGCGGCGACACGCCGTTGACCTCGCGGCTGCTCAAGCCGGCGCTCATCAATGCGGCGACCGGCGAGTTCACCGATTCGCGCGATCTGCCTTGGTACGTGACGGCGCTGCTGGTGTCGCAGCCGCTGCATTTCGGCGACTATGGCGGCATGCCGCTCAAGATCATCTGGGCGGTGCTCGACATCATCACGATCATGGTGCTCGGAAGCGGGCTTTATCTCTGGCTGTGGCGCGCGCCGCGCGTGCGTCGCGAGCCGGCCGCCGAGATCGCTGCGCCATCTTACGGACCATCGGCATGA
- a CDS encoding beta-1,6-N-acetylglucosaminyltransferase produces the protein MPKRIGFALLTHDQTAQAVRLVNTLNRMFDHPPIGWHHDFYQSDLPSDFVLTENISLVSPHVKTKWGTCSLVEATIRALATLRRAKESPDWFIVLSGSDYPLKPAEAIQRDFGASEYDAHITHQKISYKPYDNEWHALCYESRYCIKKFGFPKLEARIGISLPVLKLTSPVLTYPFIPFRKDFHCFAGAQWFCVNQKAVDYLIHYYQTKPALLAHFKDLERFGVVIPDESYFQSVLCNAPNLKCSNDNWRYVEWPAHSAHPVTLTTSDLPKMALTRAHFARKFDMTIDSGVLDELDKVLLKQVQH, from the coding sequence ATGCCAAAGAGGATCGGATTTGCCTTGTTGACTCATGATCAAACTGCGCAGGCAGTGCGGCTCGTCAACACGCTTAATCGTATGTTTGACCACCCTCCGATTGGATGGCATCACGATTTTTATCAGAGCGATCTACCGTCCGATTTTGTCCTAACGGAAAATATTTCACTCGTCAGCCCGCATGTCAAAACCAAATGGGGGACGTGTTCGCTCGTTGAAGCGACAATACGCGCGTTGGCGACGTTGCGTCGAGCAAAAGAGAGCCCGGATTGGTTCATCGTATTGAGCGGTTCGGATTACCCACTGAAGCCTGCTGAGGCAATTCAGCGGGATTTTGGTGCAAGTGAATACGATGCTCACATCACGCACCAGAAAATTTCCTACAAACCCTATGACAATGAGTGGCACGCACTCTGCTACGAAAGCCGCTACTGCATCAAGAAGTTCGGATTTCCAAAACTCGAAGCACGAATAGGCATTTCATTGCCGGTCTTGAAATTGACCTCCCCCGTATTGACCTATCCGTTTATTCCGTTTCGCAAAGACTTTCATTGTTTCGCAGGAGCGCAGTGGTTCTGCGTCAATCAAAAGGCCGTCGACTACCTCATTCACTATTATCAAACCAAGCCGGCCTTGTTGGCTCATTTCAAGGATCTCGAAAGGTTCGGCGTCGTGATCCCGGACGAATCGTACTTCCAAAGCGTTTTGTGCAATGCCCCAAATTTAAAATGCTCAAACGATAATTGGCGCTATGTCGAATGGCCGGCTCATTCCGCTCACCCGGTCACACTTACAACGAGCGATTTGCCAAAGATGGCTTTGACACGAGCTCACTTCGCTCGAAAATTCGACATGACCATCGATTCCGGGGTGCTTGATGAACTCGACAAAGTGCTTCTGAAGCAAGTGCAACATTGA
- a CDS encoding UbiD family decarboxylase: MLDQPDQRSGSAKKNAPALDFQQHLATLEKAGLVTRIDRPIDKDSELHTLMRWQFVGGLPEEKRRAFLFTNVVDASGKKYDMPVVVGALSANPDIYAVGMGRPVDQIGQAWIDAVSHPIKPVRINTPAPCQEVVIKGDDLRKPDGGLKLLPVPISTPGFDAAPYFTATLCVTKDPETGVENMGTYRAGLKATDRLGVRMASRIGGAGGYQHWLKHRKLKTPLPIAIVNGCAPVIAFTGPQKLAIDMDEMGVAGALAGEPIRTVKCLTVDLEVPADAELVIEGLIDPELLEPEGPFGESHGYIALEDFNMSMQVTAITHKKKPVFVSLISQVTPSESSVIKRVAYEPMFLSHLRDHLGIKGIRGVSLHEPLSNVRPVIFLKFAQGAPRTEVWRGLQGASGLRADCGKIVVAVSDDIDPTNTNAVFWSMAYRANPVEDVHVVPHRSSGHGPKSGRVPNDSSLLIDATLKAPFPPLALPTREYMDRAKKIWDELGLPALSPQPPWHGYTLGDWSDTWETYAKRAVSGGWEESGKETFAQKRGGLTPETPVRDADKPGKGGH; this comes from the coding sequence ATGCTCGACCAGCCCGACCAGCGCAGCGGTTCCGCCAAAAAGAACGCGCCTGCGCTCGATTTCCAGCAGCATCTCGCGACGCTGGAAAAGGCCGGGCTGGTGACGCGCATCGACCGCCCGATCGACAAGGACTCGGAACTGCACACGCTGATGCGCTGGCAGTTCGTCGGCGGTCTGCCTGAAGAGAAACGCCGCGCGTTTCTCTTCACCAACGTCGTCGACGCCAGCGGCAAGAAGTACGACATGCCGGTGGTGGTCGGCGCGCTGTCCGCCAACCCGGACATCTACGCCGTCGGCATGGGCCGGCCGGTCGATCAAATCGGCCAAGCCTGGATCGATGCCGTAAGCCATCCGATCAAGCCGGTGCGCATCAACACGCCGGCACCGTGCCAGGAGGTCGTCATCAAGGGCGACGATCTGAGGAAGCCCGACGGCGGCCTGAAGCTCCTGCCGGTGCCGATCTCGACGCCCGGCTTTGACGCGGCGCCCTACTTCACCGCCACGCTCTGCGTCACCAAGGATCCCGAGACCGGCGTCGAGAACATGGGCACCTATCGCGCCGGCCTCAAGGCCACCGACCGGCTCGGCGTGCGCATGGCCTCGCGCATCGGCGGCGCCGGCGGCTATCAGCACTGGCTGAAACACCGCAAGCTCAAGACGCCGCTGCCGATCGCCATCGTCAACGGCTGCGCGCCCGTCATCGCCTTCACCGGACCGCAGAAGCTCGCCATCGACATGGACGAGATGGGCGTGGCCGGCGCGCTCGCCGGCGAGCCGATCCGCACGGTGAAATGTCTCACCGTCGATCTCGAAGTGCCGGCCGACGCGGAGCTCGTCATCGAGGGACTGATTGATCCGGAGCTGCTCGAGCCGGAAGGCCCGTTCGGCGAAAGCCACGGCTACATCGCGCTCGAAGACTTCAACATGTCGATGCAGGTGACGGCGATCACCCACAAGAAGAAGCCGGTGTTCGTCTCGCTGATCAGCCAGGTGACGCCCTCCGAATCGAGCGTCATCAAGCGCGTCGCCTATGAGCCGATGTTCCTGTCGCATCTGCGCGATCATCTCGGCATCAAGGGCATCCGCGGGGTGTCGCTGCACGAGCCGCTGTCCAACGTGCGGCCGGTGATCTTCCTGAAGTTCGCGCAGGGCGCGCCGCGCACCGAGGTGTGGCGCGGCTTGCAGGGCGCATCGGGCCTGCGTGCCGACTGCGGCAAGATTGTCGTCGCGGTCAGCGACGACATCGATCCGACCAACACCAACGCGGTGTTCTGGTCGATGGCCTATCGCGCCAATCCGGTCGAGGACGTGCATGTGGTGCCGCATCGCTCCAGCGGCCATGGCCCGAAGTCCGGCCGGGTGCCGAACGACTCCTCGCTGCTGATCGACGCCACGCTCAAGGCGCCGTTCCCACCGCTCGCGCTGCCGACCCGCGAATACATGGATCGCGCCAAGAAGATCTGGGACGAACTCGGCCTGCCGGCGCTGTCGCCGCAGCCGCCGTGGCACGGCTACACGCTCGGCGACTGGAGCGACACCTGGGAAACCTACGCCAAGCGCGCCGTCTCCGGCGGCTGGGAGGAAAGCGGCAAGGAGACGTTCGCGCAGAAGCGCGGCGGGCTCACGCCGGAAACCCCGGTGCGCGACGCCGACAAGCCCGGCAAAGGCGGACACTAG
- a CDS encoding carboxymuconolactone decarboxylase family protein, with protein MDQKTYDIGMKMRRKVAGDEYVDKAMANLDDFNRDFQRIVTQYCWGEAWGDDTLPPRERSILNLGMIACLGRMEEFQTHVRGALNNGMTPNEIRAVLIQIAVYCGIPAGVDCFRHAKPVIEAYQKSKK; from the coding sequence ATGGACCAGAAGACCTACGACATCGGCATGAAGATGCGCCGCAAGGTGGCGGGCGACGAATACGTCGACAAGGCGATGGCCAACCTCGACGACTTCAACCGCGACTTCCAGCGCATCGTCACGCAATACTGCTGGGGCGAGGCCTGGGGCGACGACACGCTGCCGCCGCGCGAGCGTTCGATCCTGAACCTCGGCATGATCGCCTGCCTGGGCCGCATGGAGGAATTCCAGACCCATGTCCGCGGCGCGCTCAACAACGGCATGACACCGAACGAAATCCGCGCCGTGCTGATCCAGATCGCGGTCTATTGCGGCATCCCGGCGGGTGTCGATTGCTTCCGCCACGCCAAGCCGGTTATTGAGGCGTATCAGAAATCGAAAAAGTAG
- a CDS encoding UbiX family flavin prenyltransferase translates to MNTKTPRRLVIGMSGASGAIYGIRMLEMLKKTDIETHVVMSKSAEMTAVYETDYKPKDIKALASVVHPAADIGASISSGSFSTMGMVILPCSIRTMSEIATGVTSSLVSRAADVVLKEKRRLVLGVRETPLHGGHLRTLVTLSDMGAVIAPIMPAFYNKPKTVDDIINHTVGRLLDLFGIETKLVKRWEGGPAEE, encoded by the coding sequence ATGAACACCAAGACCCCGCGCCGGCTCGTGATCGGCATGTCCGGCGCGTCCGGCGCCATCTACGGCATTCGCATGCTGGAGATGCTGAAGAAGACCGACATCGAGACGCATGTCGTGATGAGCAAGTCGGCCGAGATGACTGCGGTCTACGAGACGGACTACAAGCCGAAGGACATCAAGGCGCTGGCCTCGGTGGTGCATCCGGCGGCCGATATCGGCGCATCGATCTCGTCCGGCTCGTTTTCGACCATGGGCATGGTGATTCTGCCGTGCTCGATCCGCACCATGAGCGAGATCGCAACCGGCGTAACGAGCTCGCTCGTGTCGCGCGCCGCCGACGTGGTGCTGAAGGAGAAGCGCCGCCTGGTGCTTGGCGTGCGCGAGACGCCGCTGCATGGCGGGCATCTGCGTACGCTCGTGACCTTGTCGGACATGGGGGCGGTGATCGCGCCGATCATGCCGGCGTTCTACAACAAGCCGAAAACCGTCGACGACATCATCAACCACACGGTCGGCCGCCTGCTCGATCTGTTCGGCATCGAGACCAAGCTCGTCAAACGCTGGGAAGGCGGCCCGGCGGAAGAATAG
- a CDS encoding TIGR02444 family protein: MNDNDKPEPVSKSPFWRFSIKFYGVAGVAPACIELQDQAGVDVNVLFFLLWNATERRALNADDVTKVENAIRPWREMTVVPLRSMRRALKSPPSVMTPEAAEGFRTRIKSAELEAERLQQEALYGVATSGTLGHPSPSPDQAAQDSFNSYQGVIGPFPPGPLQTILSAFASFKA, translated from the coding sequence ATGAACGACAACGACAAGCCCGAGCCGGTCAGCAAATCGCCATTCTGGCGGTTCTCGATCAAGTTCTACGGCGTGGCAGGCGTCGCGCCAGCCTGCATCGAGCTGCAGGACCAGGCCGGCGTCGACGTGAACGTGCTGTTCTTTCTCCTCTGGAACGCGACGGAACGCCGCGCGCTGAATGCCGATGACGTGACCAAGGTCGAGAACGCAATCCGGCCCTGGCGCGAGATGACCGTTGTTCCGCTCCGCAGTATGCGCCGCGCCCTGAAGTCGCCGCCGTCCGTCATGACGCCCGAAGCCGCCGAAGGCTTCCGCACCCGCATCAAATCGGCCGAGCTGGAGGCCGAGCGGCTGCAGCAGGAAGCGCTTTACGGCGTCGCAACATCCGGCACGCTGGGCCATCCGTCGCCGTCGCCGGACCAGGCCGCGCAGGACAGCTTCAACTCGTATCAAGGCGTCATCGGCCCGTTCCCGCCTGGTCCGCTTCAGACCATCCTGTCCGCCTTTGCGAGCTTCAAAGCCTAG
- a CDS encoding xanthine dehydrogenase family protein molybdopterin-binding subunit — MGAKHFGARIARLEDPALLTGQGRFVDDIALPGVLHAAFVRSPHAHARIRGIETKVAKTMAGVHAVLTANDMPGRIATGMIPMLVPNPAIKTPRTQIPLARDEVCYVGQTIAVVVADSRYLAEDAANAVEVDYETLPAVSDARDAVKPGAPGVHADLKSNVAAYVPMSYGDVDGAFKTAPHVFEIELDMHRGAAMTLEGRAVLANYDAASDMLNVWSATQTPHLCRGTLADLFERNLESVRVIAPLVGGGFGTKAPFYPEEAVIPAAAMKLGRPVKWQEDRREHFLSSTQERDQYWKAAIAVDGNGKILGVRATMLHDTGAYLPWGIIVPFIASTTFPGPYVIPAYKIETTVSLTNRVPTTVVRGAGRPQAVFAMERLMDRVASELKLDRFEVRARNMIKPEQMPYEPGLTFRDGKPLVYVSGDFPLSQRKAVEISQYQDFRARQAKARANGRYLGIGIGNYVEGTGLGPFEGVSIRVMPNGKVAVATGATTQGQGTRTTLSQIVADHLGCRLEDIVMSAGDTGAIAQGVGAFASRQAINAGSSAMIAGEAVKKQVLAAASRALGVPESEIDVEDGKATARSGNKPSLTFGELARMAQGMPGFSFAPGQSPGLEHTAYFTPPQASYCNGTHVVELEVDPMTGGVAMINYTIAHDSGNVINPMIVDGQVQGGVAHGIGNAMFEWMKYDDDANPLTTTFQDYLLPASCDVPGARVEHVETPNPLNPLGVKGAGEGGTIPAPAAIIAAIEDALSPFGVRFLDMPLTPERIVTALRAAGAYEKLSA; from the coding sequence ATGGGCGCAAAGCATTTTGGCGCGCGAATCGCACGCCTCGAGGACCCGGCTCTGCTGACCGGCCAGGGCCGTTTCGTTGACGACATCGCCTTGCCGGGCGTGCTGCATGCAGCCTTCGTGCGGAGCCCCCATGCTCATGCGCGTATCAGGGGCATCGAGACGAAGGTCGCCAAGACAATGGCCGGCGTCCACGCAGTGCTGACCGCAAACGACATGCCGGGCCGGATCGCCACCGGCATGATTCCGATGCTGGTGCCAAACCCCGCGATCAAGACGCCGCGCACGCAGATTCCGCTCGCCCGCGACGAGGTCTGCTACGTCGGCCAGACCATCGCGGTCGTGGTCGCCGACAGCCGCTATCTCGCCGAAGATGCCGCCAACGCCGTCGAGGTCGACTACGAGACGCTGCCGGCGGTGAGCGATGCACGCGACGCCGTGAAGCCCGGCGCACCGGGCGTGCACGCCGACCTCAAGTCCAACGTCGCGGCCTACGTGCCGATGAGCTACGGCGACGTCGACGGTGCGTTCAAGACCGCGCCGCATGTGTTCGAGATCGAGCTCGACATGCATCGCGGCGCCGCGATGACGCTCGAAGGCCGCGCGGTGCTCGCGAACTACGACGCCGCCTCCGACATGCTCAATGTCTGGTCGGCGACGCAAACGCCGCACCTGTGCCGCGGCACGCTCGCCGATCTGTTCGAGCGCAATCTGGAATCGGTCCGCGTCATTGCGCCGCTGGTCGGCGGCGGCTTCGGCACCAAGGCGCCGTTCTATCCGGAGGAGGCCGTGATCCCGGCCGCCGCGATGAAGCTCGGCCGGCCGGTGAAATGGCAGGAGGACCGCCGCGAGCACTTTCTGTCGTCGACGCAGGAGCGCGATCAATACTGGAAGGCCGCCATCGCGGTCGACGGCAACGGCAAGATCCTCGGCGTGCGCGCGACGATGCTGCACGACACCGGCGCGTATCTGCCGTGGGGCATCATCGTGCCGTTCATCGCCTCGACCACGTTTCCGGGGCCTTATGTGATCCCGGCCTACAAGATCGAAACCACCGTGTCGCTGACCAACCGGGTGCCGACCACCGTCGTGCGCGGCGCCGGACGCCCGCAGGCGGTGTTCGCGATGGAACGGCTGATGGACCGCGTCGCGTCCGAGCTGAAGCTCGACCGCTTCGAAGTTCGCGCGCGCAATATGATCAAGCCGGAGCAGATGCCCTATGAGCCGGGTTTGACGTTCCGCGACGGCAAGCCGCTGGTCTATGTCAGCGGCGATTTTCCGCTGAGCCAGCGAAAGGCCGTAGAAATCTCGCAATACCAGGACTTCCGCGCCCGGCAGGCGAAAGCCCGCGCCAACGGCCGCTATCTCGGCATCGGCATCGGCAACTACGTCGAAGGCACCGGCCTCGGCCCGTTCGAAGGTGTTTCCATCCGCGTCATGCCGAACGGCAAGGTCGCGGTCGCGACCGGCGCGACCACGCAGGGCCAGGGCACGCGCACCACCCTGTCGCAGATCGTCGCCGATCATCTCGGCTGCCGGTTGGAAGACATCGTGATGAGCGCGGGCGACACCGGCGCGATCGCGCAAGGCGTCGGCGCATTCGCCAGCCGTCAGGCGATCAACGCGGGCTCGTCGGCGATGATCGCGGGCGAGGCCGTGAAGAAGCAGGTGCTGGCCGCGGCGTCGCGCGCGCTCGGCGTGCCGGAAAGCGAGATCGACGTCGAGGACGGCAAGGCCACGGCACGCTCGGGCAACAAGCCAAGTCTGACGTTCGGTGAGCTCGCCCGCATGGCGCAAGGCATGCCGGGCTTCTCGTTCGCGCCGGGGCAATCGCCAGGTCTCGAACACACCGCCTACTTCACACCGCCACAGGCGTCCTATTGCAACGGCACGCATGTGGTCGAGCTCGAGGTCGATCCGATGACGGGCGGCGTCGCGATGATCAACTACACGATCGCGCACGACAGCGGCAACGTGATCAATCCGATGATCGTCGACGGCCAGGTGCAAGGCGGCGTCGCGCACGGCATCGGCAACGCGATGTTCGAGTGGATGAAGTACGACGACGACGCCAATCCGCTGACTACGACGTTCCAGGATTATCTCCTCCCCGCGTCGTGCGACGTGCCCGGCGCGCGCGTCGAGCATGTCGAGACACCGAATCCGCTCAACCCGCTCGGCGTGAAGGGCGCAGGCGAAGGCGGCACCATTCCGGCGCCGGCCGCCATCATTGCCGCAATCGAAGATGCGCTGTCGCCGTTCGGCGTGCGCTTTCTCGACATGCCTCTGACGCCGGAGCGCATCGTCACAGCGCTGCGCGCCGCCGGCGCATACGAAAAGCTGTCGGCATGA